From a single Sporosarcina oncorhynchi genomic region:
- the pruA gene encoding L-glutamate gamma-semialdehyde dehydrogenase — protein sequence MIPYKHEPFTDFTQEENKQAYQEALKKVEGYLGQDYPLIIGGERIMTEDKLVSTNPANKEEVIGRVSKASRDLAEKAMKVADETFNTWRKTKPEYRADILFKAAAIVRRRKHEFSALLTKEAGKPWNEADADTAEGIDFLEYYARQMLKLKDGMPVESRPGEYNRFDYIPLGVGVVISPWNFAFAIMAGTTVAALVTGNTVLLKPASTTPVVAYKFIEVLEEAGMPAGVVNFIPGSGSEIGDYLVDHPRTRFISFTGSRDVGTRIYERASKVNEGQIWLKRVIAEMGGKDTIVVDNTADLELAAQSIVKSAFGFSGQKCSACSRAVIHEEVYDQVVARVEELTKELTYGDPSDNSNFTGPVIDQASFDKVMSYIEIGKEEGRIIAGGEGDSSKGFFVAPTVIADLAPDAKVMQDEIFGPVVGLTKAKNFDEAIEIANNTDYGLTGAVITTNREHIEQAREDFHAGNLYFNRGCTGAIVGYQPFGGFNMSGTDSKAGGPDYLQLHMQGKTTSETL from the coding sequence ATGATTCCATACAAACACGAACCATTTACAGATTTCACGCAGGAAGAAAACAAGCAAGCATATCAAGAGGCTTTGAAAAAAGTAGAAGGCTATCTTGGACAAGACTATCCACTAATTATCGGTGGCGAACGTATTATGACTGAAGATAAACTAGTCTCTACAAACCCTGCAAACAAAGAAGAAGTAATTGGCCGCGTTTCCAAAGCGAGCAGAGACCTAGCTGAAAAAGCGATGAAGGTTGCCGATGAAACATTCAATACGTGGAGAAAAACGAAACCTGAATATCGAGCGGATATTCTATTCAAAGCGGCAGCAATCGTACGTCGACGTAAGCATGAATTCTCAGCATTATTGACAAAAGAAGCCGGTAAACCATGGAACGAAGCAGATGCTGACACAGCTGAAGGAATTGACTTCCTTGAGTACTATGCACGTCAAATGCTGAAATTAAAAGACGGCATGCCAGTCGAAAGTCGTCCTGGCGAATATAACCGATTCGATTATATTCCACTTGGCGTAGGTGTTGTCATATCTCCATGGAACTTCGCATTTGCGATTATGGCTGGTACGACTGTAGCTGCGCTCGTTACAGGAAATACAGTACTGTTGAAGCCTGCGTCGACTACACCAGTCGTAGCTTATAAATTCATTGAAGTACTTGAAGAAGCGGGAATGCCTGCAGGAGTGGTAAACTTCATCCCTGGTTCAGGTTCTGAAATTGGTGACTATCTAGTAGATCACCCACGTACACGTTTCATTTCATTCACTGGATCACGTGATGTTGGCACGCGCATTTACGAACGTGCAAGCAAAGTGAACGAAGGACAAATCTGGTTGAAGCGCGTGATTGCTGAAATGGGCGGGAAAGATACAATCGTCGTTGATAACACGGCAGATCTTGAACTTGCAGCTCAATCCATCGTAAAATCTGCCTTCGGATTCAGCGGACAAAAATGTTCTGCTTGTTCACGTGCAGTCATTCATGAAGAAGTTTACGATCAAGTTGTTGCACGTGTAGAAGAATTGACGAAGGAATTGACGTACGGAGATCCTTCAGATAACTCGAACTTCACAGGTCCGGTTATCGATCAAGCCTCATTTGACAAAGTGATGAGCTATATCGAAATCGGGAAAGAAGAAGGACGCATTATCGCTGGAGGAGAAGGCGACAGCTCGAAAGGGTTCTTCGTAGCTCCTACAGTCATCGCTGATTTAGCACCTGACGCGAAAGTGATGCAAGACGAAATCTTCGGGCCGGTTGTTGGACTTACAAAAGCGAAAAACTTCGATGAAGCAATTGAAATCGCTAATAATACCGATTACGGCCTAACTGGTGCTGTCATTACGACAAACCGTGAACATATCGAACAGGCACGTGAAGACTTCCATGCTGGAAACTTGTACTTCAACCGTGGTTGCACAGGCGCAATCGTAGGTTACCAGCCATTTGGCGGATTCAACATGTCCGGTACGGATTCCAAAGCAGGCGGCCCAGACTACTTGCAACTTCATATGCAAGGTAAAACAACATCTGAAACGCTATAA
- a CDS encoding sigma 54-interacting transcriptional regulator: MNTIDQFLFPLYEFAVNRAGVGIHAVNHTGRTVIYNDKMKAIEGLELEEVIDRSILELFNFNQEESTLLKVLQSGIEQLNVKQTYWNRKGNEITTVNDTYPIFHEDTLIGAVEIARDVTALEKFILHPLRKNSDPVTFNQLIATSDEMKAVVATAVKAAKARLPVLLIGESGTGKDLIAESIHNELTPSNGSFYMLSCHHYDNSFIDTLHEDLNSDGAFTLFCDRIDLLSIQHQQKLYAFLKSSGQADHQFIASIGDDPVELIANGTLMKDLYYFFTSFAIRIPPLRKRKEDILPFITSYLASRKKRFGTSLEGIAPDVEELFLQYDWPGNMRELEFLLNEIASLASTESIITYGMLPLHFRLKMDGMNDNPLQAMDFIVQPQKDLLPLDQYLKDAEAYYLQKAMKLHEDNITKTAQALGMSRQNLQYRLRKLKNGRG; encoded by the coding sequence ATGAATACAATCGACCAATTCCTCTTTCCTTTATATGAATTTGCGGTGAATCGGGCCGGAGTAGGTATTCATGCTGTGAATCATACCGGACGTACGGTTATTTATAACGATAAAATGAAAGCGATTGAAGGATTGGAACTCGAAGAAGTCATAGACCGCTCAATTTTGGAACTCTTCAACTTCAATCAAGAAGAGAGTACACTGCTTAAGGTTCTTCAAAGCGGTATCGAGCAATTGAATGTTAAACAAACATATTGGAACCGCAAAGGCAATGAAATAACGACCGTGAATGATACCTATCCAATTTTCCATGAAGATACGCTGATTGGCGCAGTGGAAATTGCACGTGACGTGACGGCGTTAGAGAAGTTCATCCTTCATCCTTTACGTAAAAACAGCGACCCGGTCACGTTCAATCAACTCATTGCCACCTCCGATGAAATGAAGGCAGTAGTAGCGACAGCGGTTAAAGCGGCAAAAGCGAGGTTACCTGTCTTGCTAATTGGTGAGTCGGGAACCGGAAAAGATTTGATTGCTGAAAGTATCCATAATGAACTGACACCATCAAACGGGTCGTTCTACATGCTCTCTTGTCATCACTACGACAATTCATTCATTGACACGCTGCATGAAGATTTGAATTCCGATGGAGCATTCACGTTATTCTGTGACCGTATCGATTTATTATCCATTCAACATCAGCAGAAACTTTATGCGTTTTTAAAAAGTTCAGGGCAAGCTGACCATCAATTCATCGCAAGTATCGGTGATGATCCTGTTGAATTGATTGCCAATGGAACGTTAATGAAAGACTTGTACTACTTTTTCACCTCTTTCGCGATACGGATCCCGCCATTGCGAAAACGAAAAGAAGATATTCTTCCCTTTATTACTTCTTATTTGGCAAGCCGAAAGAAACGATTTGGTACATCTCTTGAAGGAATTGCACCGGATGTGGAAGAACTTTTCCTGCAATACGACTGGCCCGGCAATATGAGAGAGCTTGAATTTCTGCTGAATGAAATAGCATCTCTCGCTTCGACGGAATCCATTATTACCTACGGGATGCTACCGCTTCACTTCCGCTTGAAAATGGACGGTATGAATGACAACCCTTTGCAAGCAATGGATTTTATCGTCCAACCACAAAAAGATTTATTGCCACTGGATCAGTATTTAAAAGATGCAGAAGCGTATTATCTTCAAAAAGCGATGAAGCTGCATGAAGACAATATTACTAAAACGGCACAAGCGCTTGGCATGAGCCGTCAAAACCTACAATATCGTTTACGAAAATTAAAAAACGGGAGAGGCTAA